From one Brachypodium distachyon strain Bd21 chromosome 4, Brachypodium_distachyon_v3.0, whole genome shotgun sequence genomic stretch:
- the LOC112268671 gene encoding uncharacterized protein LOC112268671 has translation MSSSASEIRGLELLREGIAYLDQQAKIRKFVFQCGLEPAETFQLSSFKEMYHGARAVISTYESILQEQLKETELRAKEHKEEWLTSGCSVILDCWKSENGEKIFVSVLVHCSKGLLFLKSMDISTMINDVDDLASMLSKVVDDVGARHIVQVVTTDVSSHMQAAQHAVLKKYDHLFFFTVCADHCINLLLGKIAALEHSSEVLTKAREITGFIYGHKPPNELIKGYIQGCNILSSYRLEFVAKFITLDRLVSERENLVKMFSLPECYSASWDSSSLTDDEFWSAAADVLKVTNPFVNVLFKLEADNCPMGILYEAMDTAKEEIPCNLRAKYDYWDLVDKIWDDYLHTQLHAAGHFLNPRLLHKDLSSDDPEISSGIAACITRMAKGHYDPSIVKAQIEVYKTKLDSFDSDSAIQEMMEKPQVGWWLAHGTDTPELQTFAVRILSQTCYGVSRFNFNRRISEKLHGALSYAEKETLRGLEYAHYNLRLAIDVPRIGG, from the exons ATGTCATCATCTGCATCAGAGATACGAGGACTGGAACTTCTAAGAGAAGGAATTGCTTACCTAGATCAGCAAGCAAAAATTCGCAAGTTCGTGTTTCAATGTGGACTTGAACCAGCTGAAACATTCCAGTTGTCATCTTTTAAGGAGATGTATCATGGGGCTCGGGCTGTAATTTCAACGTATGAATCTATTCTGCAGGAGCAACTAAAAGAAACTGAGCTCCGTGCAAAGGAACACAAGGAGGAATGGCTAACAAGTGGCTGCAGTGTAATTTTGGACTGTTGGAAGAGCGAAAATGGTGAAAAAATCTTTGTAAGTGTTCTGGTGCATTGCAGCAAAGGGCTTTTGTTCCTCAAGTCCATGGATATCTCCACAATGATTAATGATGTGGACGATTTAGCATCCATGCTTTCTAAGGTCGTTGATGATGTTGGTGCCCGTCATATTGTTCAGGTTGTCACAACCGATGTGTCCTCACATATGCAAGCTGCACAGCATGCAGTGCTAAAGAAATATGACcatttgttcttcttcacggTATGTGCTGACCATTGCATCAACCTTTTGCTCGGGAAAATTGCAGCACTTGAACACAGCAGTGAGGTTCTGACAAAGGCAAGGGAAATAACAGGGTTTATATATGGTCATAAGCCGCCAAATGAACTGATAAAAGGATATATTCAAGGCTGCAATATTCTGAGCAGTTATCGGTTGGAATTTGTTGCGAAATTCATCACATTAGACAGGTTAGTTTCTGAGAGAGAAAATCTAGTGAAGATGTTTAGCTTGCCCGAGTGTTATTCTGCTAGTTGGGATTCTAGCAGTCTTACAGATGATGAATTTTggtctgctgctgctgatgtttTGAAGGTTACAAATCCGTTTGTCAATGTGCTGTTTAAGCTGGAAGCTGACAATTGTCCAATGGGTATCTTGTATGAGGCCATGGATActgcaaaagaagaaatacCGTGCAATCTTCGAGCCAAATATGATTATTGGGATTTGGTTGACAAGATATGGGATGATTATTTGCACACCCAACTCCATGCTGCTGGTCATTTTCTAAACCCAAGACTCTTACACAAAGACCTATCCTCTGATGATCCTGAGATCAGCAGCGGTATTGCGGCCTGCATAACCCGAATGGCCAAAGGTCATTATGATCCAAGCATAGTGAAAGCACAAATTGAAGTATATAAAACGAAATTGGATTCTTTCGATTCTGACTCAGCAATTCAGGAAATGATGGAAAAACCGCAAG TGGGTTGGTGGTTAGCGCATGGGACTGACACGCCTGAACTACAAACCTTCGCGGTTCGCATCTTAAGCCAAACATGCTATGGCGTCTCGAGGTTCAATTTCAACAGGCGCATATCTGAGAAGCTGCATGGTGCGTTATCATATGCTGAAAAAGAGACGCTTCGTGGACTGGAGTATGCCCACTATAATCTTCGTCTTGCCATTGATGTGCCGCGCATAGGTGGCTGA